In Quercus robur chromosome 11, dhQueRobu3.1, whole genome shotgun sequence, the sequence TATTgactaaacttttatttttctttttagtaaaaGAAGTCATTCTTCTTTGTGCAGGTGAGTGGTTATGCTTTTGCAGGTTATGTTGCTGGTATTGCCGCCTATCTAGCGATACATAATCTCCCCATCTCCCTATCTACAACTGTAGCTCAGGGTCCTTTCCTTTCTGGTTCATAAACTATAGAGAGCTTTTGCTTGGATGTTTCCCTGGCTTCAAACAAGGCAGTAAAGAAATGTTGCAATTCACATTAGTCTAGTGAAGATTGAGAGCACCTGGTTATTCGGAATGCGGACATGGTTTTTTGAGATATAGAAAGTCAAAGGAAGACCAGTGGAAAAGATAGGTTGAGATTATTCTGACCACAGGTCAGTCAGATTCACAATATGATGAATTCAGTGAGAAATGTAATGATATGCTTTATATCCAACGAGTCTTACTTTCAAGGTTAGAATGATTGGGGTAATATCAATTGCGAAGTACACATCTTTGAACCCTAAGTGAAGAATAGTCCATTCAAGCCTTCAAGATGAAAAAATGGggaaattttatataaaaaataaatccaaatgcTTTAGAACCACATGATCAATTGTAAATAGCAAAAACAGAgggagataaaaaataaaaataaaaataaaaaaccgaGGTTGGTCTATATCCAATCTTCTAGCAATGGTACACTCTTGCTCCACCCATATCCCTCAATCTTCTAGCAATGGTACACTCTTGCTCCACCCATATCCCTTCCAAAGTGAACAGTAACAAATTCTAACTTTGATTGTAGAATGacataagatttattattaGGCAAGACTTGTGAATAAATTTTTGGTCATAAGATTTATTGATGGCATTAAGTTAAAACCCTTCAAAACCTAGAAAATAATGTAACAAATTAACCAAATATTTACCCCAATCATtggttcaaatccccctcccCCACTTGTTGTAACCAAAAAACATTGACATTAAGATTTGAGAATGTGCCAGATATGGAAACTTCAATATATGTAAAGGCTTTTCTCTGTGGTGTTACTTTCACTTATTCTTTAGTGCTACACTGGAGCTTTTCCTTATCCTAATGctatttgtaaaaaatattctcaaaaaataatgcagttgtgattttttttttctaaatataataCTGTTGACGTTATAAAAGCCtagtttgcatttattattttcttaaggtTTGAGTGACAACCACAAATATACTTTGTTAGGTTTGAAAGGAGGGATGCATTTTTCCTTGGCCATAGGTTTGAAGGGTGTTGAGTCTGTTGACACTTGAAAGTTGACATATAGTTTGCATTTAGGAAATGGAAGTGAAAGTGCATCAGCCATTAGTGTCTTGGAGTGGGATGGAAATGGAattgtggttgtgggttatggCACAAAAGGGTTTCCCCATATCACTGAAAAGCAGTTGTGGTGGATACTTTAGCATTTTAAGGCGAGAGATTGTCCCTACATTTCAACTCTGAAAGAAGCTGCAAGGAAAACactacaaaaataatttatcgAGCTGAACTTTATGTTTTAAGAGCGACCTGTGTCTCTTTAACAGCTCTCCAAATTAATAGTTTTCTTGCTTTTCACAAGTtgatttttgacaatttttataTGTCAGTGGTACTTTAGGCAATTCTAGGTTGTAACAGTCGAGGGGGATGGACATCTCCGTCAGAAACTCCAATTAAACTACAAAGATCTTGATACTttcataattataatattttgaaatattgtTACAGAATCCATATGCTTGGCCAAACATAGCCGTTTTAACCCcaaatcatttaaattttgagATGTACATGATATCAAATTGACCAAATGTGATTTATCTACTTTATCAACATCTTATTGGAAAGCATATTTCATATAAACATAATATTTAAACGTTTGCCTTAACTGAAAGCATCACAATGATACTTGAATTTAgtatatttcaacaaaataaaataaaatatggcactatcttaagaaatatttttccaaatagTAGTATTATTTTAAGGATAATAAGTGCATAAGAGTTTATTTAGCTCAATGATGATACTGGGAATATTTGCTTCTACACTTTTGGACAGGCTTGCATGAAAAAAAAGCTTATGATAAGCAGTGTGAAGAAAAAGATTGTATTATTAAGAGTTAAGATTATTTAAAATAGATTGGATTCCAGGAAAGAACAATAACCTGGACCATCTGGAATCAATTAGCTCTTGTTGGGGCATCATTCTAAGTGCTTATTGAGAAGGATCTATTGTTTCAGCTTTGTTAGGCACAAAGACGTGTGTAGGCTTTATAAAATGTCCAATACACATTACACACCACTGTTTAACTACAAAGCAACCAAAAGAATTTTGGCTATCTATTACACCAACATTTTTTGTGAGGATTCCCATATGATGGCAAGTACTAATGAAGTTGAACAATacaatataagtatataattCGTGCCTCTCCTCTAAAATCAGAATTTattctcctttccctttccaCCCAACAATGTCCCATTTGGTGCTTGCTTTAAATACAAGAGATATCCTTTTTCCCATGTTTCTCCTTAAGTTTGTCTCTTGCATAAGTTCTCATATTGATGAAACAatccattttctttctcttccaaTATTTCTCTGTTGCTGaggttttgtttgaaaattttaatcctAGTTGATctgttttttttggtaaagtgGCATGGGTGCTATCATATCTAGACTAGCAAAGAGGTTTCTTACAAAATGTGAGATGAGGATTCTGATGGTGGGTCTTGATGCTTCTGGGAAGACCACCATCTTGTACAAGCTCAAACTGGGAGAGATTGTTACATCCATACCTACAATTGGTAACTACTACATTAGAAACTCTTACAATTTAAATAAGATGATTATGTTTAATGCATAATGTCACAATGGAACTACCTCCTTTTCTGTTGCTTAAGCACAAGATATTTCAAAGTTTAGGtagaatttatttctttttatagttttttcGTTGTATATATGTGATGGTTTTATAGATTGAGCTAGAAACTTTTTCAGCTCTTTTATCTGTGATAATTCCTTGTTGTTTGATTTACTGTTCATACATAATGATCTATTGCCTTCATTTTTAATGGAACAGGTTTTAATGTGGAGACTGTAGAGTACAAGAATATTAACTTCACTGTCTGGGATGTAGGAGGACAAGATAAGGTACCAGCTTGATATCATTCTATGGCATAACTCTTTTGTTAGTGATTTGCACATAAATTTCTGCCTCCTCTCTTCTGgccacaaaaatgaaaaatggatTTCTGCATAATGAGAAAGTGaaaataacaaatatttatCCATAATAAAATCAAGTGGTTGCAGTAACTCAACTGAGTTATGTAAGGGTTAAGTTTGATTATGAAGAAAGATGAATTAGTTAATCTAGCTCAtctttcaactttcaacaaaGATCAAAGTATCCCAATCCATTAACCAAATCATGAGTGCCTTATAATTTTCCAAGGTTATTTCTCTCAAATATTTCATTCATTGATGAGACACATTTCATAGAATTAATCTCATGTACCTTCCATTGTCTCTAATACTGCTATATAATTAGTAATTGCCATTTCAATTTTGAACCAtggaaatttttgttttttgtttttgtttttgcttacaACAAGGATTCGAACTCTGGCTCTACCAGTTATAATATAGTGAAagacattttattttctttaaagtagAAAAGAAAGGTTGAAGGGTACCCCATttgtaattaataaaagaattcatctttattcttgaaaaatattaaaataataacgGTTTTGTCATTATGTTCTATGAAATTTAATAATGCTGCATATGCTTTGAATTTCATTATTAAACAGATTCGACCTTTATGGAGACATTACTTTCAAAATACTCAAGGACTAATCTTTGTCGTGGACAGCAATGATAGAGAAAGAGTTGCAGAAGCCAGGAATGAGCTACATCGTATTATTGTTGAGGTTAGTGAGGACAACGTGTTAGAACTTAGGAACTTGGAATTAGATTTTACCTTCTTAACTGAGAATTTCATTGTTAAACAGATTCCAAATCAATGTTTCAGTATTGAAAATCTCCATTATGATTATATCTTGAATTTCTTTTAGTGCAATTAAACCTATGCTTAGAGAATTCTTCATCCcaatatagaaagaaaaaaaaaaatctgtgcTTATAGAAGTATTGCATTGATGAGTAACtataatcatataaataaatattcactttttatcattttttttttgtgcgcAGTTTGAATTAGGCAATGCCGTCCTTCTTGTCTTTGCCAATAAGCAGGACCTTCCAAATTCTATGAGTGCTTCTGAGGTTGCTGATAAACTTGGCCTATACTCACTCAATCAGCGTCCCTGGTAAGCATTTGCTTTCCCTATACcccatcaaaaagaaaaagaatgtcTTATCAGTCATGTTCTTCCCGTTTATTTGTTTGGCTGATTTATCAGTCATGTTTTCATTCAATGATCtgtactattttatttgtttcttccCTTTAGCTCTCCTTTCTATAGTGTGCATTTTCACTCTACCAGGCAAACCCTTTAGTTGAAAGAAATACAAACAGAAGAAGAAACCACTCTTAATATAGttttctcttgaaaaaaaatatctaaatataaattaagttatgtttttttatcacttttttgcATAACTGCTAACATGGTCTATTGTGATTTATGCATATGATCTAAATTAAAAGTCTTATTATCTCAAATCAGTGTGCTTTTGGTTTAGCCTTCTAAGCTTGTTTgcttatgtacaactttttaaaatcccACTTTCCCTATGTATAAAGGTACTTTTTATCCATGTTCAAGATATAAGCAAATCAACTAATAAGACAATCCAAACACACAAATGAGATTGCGCAAAATACATGTAGCCTGAATCGTGGTATTGGTTGATTGACTTAATTCATTGTGCAGGTACGTCCAGAGTGCTTCTACCACCTCTGGCCAAGGACTATATGAAGGTATTGACTGGTTATAGAACAACATTTCTAACAAAACTACATGATATGATCTCTTCCCAATGCCTCTTACAACAACTAAGATGTGGAAAATTATACCAATTAAGTTTGACCTGGGTTTAATCACTAGAACCAAATGTGATAAGTACTAAAAAGAGGAGTTTTTGTGAAAACCCAACCTAATTGGAGCATTAGTGGAGAACTCTCCTAAGCAGGCCGGCAAACAtgtatttcaaatttaaattgtgATATCTCAAGCAGCAGTTGGTACTTGGTAGTGAAACAACTCTTATCTGCAAATATTATATGATAAATTATAACCACTGGTTGGATCATTATCGAATTGAGAATGTTCAGTACAATCTTTTTTTTCGCCTGATCGAGATAGTTGCTGTAATCAGTTGGGAATTGATCTATCTTAAGAGTATTTATTAAGATCAGCTGCATGCAGATTATTCCAATGTTAATGTTATGAATGAACTGCTAGTATTGGTGTACAAGAAGATAACATCCATTGCAAAACATTTTCCGGCTTAGGAGGCGTTTAGCTTTAGTTGGTTGTTTCACACTTGAAAAGCAGATGGTTGCGCTCATAAAAATAACATGCGCATGCAGATTCCTTTTCTTGAGAGGACTGACAAAATATCACAAGTATATCATTGATTATTAATCCAAATACCAATATATAGAATAACAGATGGGAAGAGAACTGAACTTAAAGACATGTATAAAATGAACCTTTCTTCACCTAGAAGGTTACATGGTAAAAGAACTAGATATGTGTGCTGAAATAACCGTAATTCTGCACTCCAAGCAAGTCAGCTTCATTTATAGCTTGTAGGACTCAAATATAGATTGGGTTAAGTGAATATACAGCTTTATACTTCATCCTtccaaaaaaatgaataatcaCGGAAATCtataattgaaagaaaatcGTTTTTGAGACCAAGTtctagaaaatagaaaagaaacaaatccACATAGACTTGTTAACAAGGTGAACATATTTCGAATTCAAAATGTAAGCATAGGAATGTTTCAGGATCAGATACGCACAAATATGGATTATAGAAGCAGATTGATAAAGCTAATTAtctaaggggaaaaaaattacattgatCAGACTATATTTCTTATTCAAAATGTAAGTATTGGAATGATTCAGGATCGGATCTGAACAAATATGGCTTATAGAAGTAGATTGACAAAACTTTATTTCACATAACCATAGATTGAGGTCCATCTGAAGCCTTAGATTTCTTAGCTTTTTTCTTCCTCCCTccatttttattcttctttttctttggtttctcaTCTATAACAGGTTGTGTGCTCTGCAGGTGTTGATGAATGGCAGCCAAAGGATCCAACTGGAAAGCAGGATGATTAAGAACTGTACTCAGCTGTTTTCCTTCCTTCAAGCTGATGAAAATGAACCCGATATTACATTAAGACAGATATCACAATGAAAAAGCTTGCAACAGAAAGTAAATCATGGAATTCATATGCTCACATTAACTTTTTCATAGATTTACAATTTGGCTTCAACTCATCTGTAGGAGGAGTTGGTTGCCCCGGGGTCTTCAAATCAGGAAGGAAATCTGAGAGGGTCGAGAGATCATATACTTTCAATTTCTTCTGTCGGCTTCTAAGTTTCTTCTTCTGGCAGAACATAAATACATATTTAACATAATAAAGATTATGAATATTACTCAAAATAAGTTTTACAAGTGTTATCAAACATTTGCCACAACATATTAGTTCAAAAGTTTTAAACGAAACAAAAGAAAGGCATCACCTTAGATTCAGATATCAAATAAAggcatacattttttttcttcatatattgGTAAATAGAGGTATACAATTTTAATACACAATTGTAACAAACAATCTGGTACCTGTGGAACACAATAGAGTCCTAACCATAGTAGCACCTATCTACAGAGGAACCAATGCTTTAAGGGCCTAAACAATAAAGGGGCTGTAGAGACACACCCTCATAAAGGTCAAAGCCTGACCTCAACTCATGGGGTTCAAGTAGCATCATCCAGTGGGTACCCTGCTTGAACCTACATCActccctcaaactcaaaacGTTGATCCCAATCAAACCACATTCCGTAAACCTTTGTCACTAACCCAAATTAAGTAGTGAATAAACTACTCAATTTTGTATCTTGCATCCTAGAGGTTGATTGAAGGTACTCACCTTTACATGTAAGTTGAACAATCTGGCTCTATCTATACCTGGCACCATGTGTCATTTTTCAATGCTACTCCCTTAACTTGCCATACCATTATAGAACAGAGTTGCACCACACTAGCAGCCACAAAATGTATTTGTGGATCCTGCATACCACTTGATTAAAATTTGTCTACATCCTTGCGGTTTTGGAAAAGGTTGCATTTTGCtaaatattgtataatttattttacaagTACCAAAAATTTATGCCAATTCATTTTCTAAATCACTTAAAAAAGTATGGAAACTCCGACactcttttaacttttatgtacaaAATTCCCTTTTGGAGGTAATGTCTCGACTCTAAAAGATTGACCCAAAATCAATGCTATATTTTATTGCAAGTGCAAGATTTACTTAAATTAAATCTATCTTGAAATAGATAGGCAAACAACATGTGTAATGGAGCTGAAATTCAGTCCATCAAAAGGAAGACAAACTTTACAATTTGGCAATGCAAGTCCTGACTGGAACTTTCTTGCTAgtgacaaaaacaaaacaaaaaattatataaatcttAACAACATActaaccaatgcaataaccaaACTGCCAATAAGCAAGTAAACACAGTTCAAACTACCCAACAACAGCACCAAAAATTAACTCTGGCAAATGTATAACAATAAACAACGCGAATGTTAATTTATGAATCTCACCTTGCCAATAGCCTTCTGGGCACTCAGGGCAGCAACAGTATCTTTAACCTCTGCATATTATTAAAGCACAAATGAAGATCTATAATGATGATTTCTTTTTAtcctttataaaataaaaaagaaaactatttacAATCAATCCTTATGGGACCAAAAATTATCAAACTATAGAGGATAAAAAAGATTCCACATGACCAAAAGATGTAACAAATGAACACTAAACAGGAACAAACAATGTGGGAAAACATCAAATGTTCTAGAAATACTATTACTCCATGCTGGTGATGCATATCTAAAAGAGCATTAAAACCCCATAAATTTCCAAATACTGAAATGGGTATTCAGaatttacataaataaattaaatgcatCTGATTCTTTTGTAGGAGCAACTTTAAAAATTGTTATACTTGGaccaattcattaaaaaaaaaaagaaaaaaaaaaagaaagaaacttacTTGTATAAAACTGGCGTTTCTTCTCAAATTTAAGGTCTGCTTTAGACGTCAATTCCAGCCTGCATAATTATTCAtaagtagaattttttttttttttggttctaatgATGAACCAGGCatgaattgaataaaaaaaaagtttgccaaTATGATAATGATAGTCTTACAGTGAGCGTGACTTGCCCATCACTGAAGATTTGGAGCTTCCAGAGAATCAAAAGTTGAAACCCACAGAttagaggttttgggtttggCTGATGAAACTGAGTAAGTAGGAGAGGAAAGAGAGGCGGAGCAAAGAAAACAGAGGATTTGGGTTTTATAGCTACTA encodes:
- the LOC126706801 gene encoding uncharacterized protein LOC126706801 isoform X4 codes for the protein MGKSRSLLELTSKADLKFEKKRQFYTKVKDTVAALSAQKAIGKKKKLRSRQKKLKVYDLSTLSDFLPDLKTPGQPTPPTDELKPNCKSMKKLILKEGKQLSIVLNHPAFQLDPLAAIHQHLQSTQPVIDEKPKKKKNKNGGRKKKAKKSKASDGPQSMVM
- the LOC126706801 gene encoding uncharacterized protein LOC126706801 isoform X1 translates to MGKSRSLLELTSKADLKFEKKRQFYTKVKDTVAALSAQKAIGKKKKLRSRQKKLKVYDLSTLSDFLPDLKTPGQPTPPTDELKPNCKSMKKLILKEGKQLSTVLNHPAFQLDPLAAIHQHLQSTQPVIDEKPKKKKNKNGGRKKKAKKSKASDGPQSMVM
- the LOC126706801 gene encoding uncharacterized protein LOC126706801 isoform X2 — encoded protein: MGKSRSLLELTSKADLKFEKKRQFYTKVKDTVAALSAQKAIGKKKKLRSRQKKLKVYDLSTLSDFLPDLKTPGQPTPPTDELKPNCKSMKKLILKEGKQLSTVLNHPAFQLDPLAAIHQHLQSTQPVIDEKPKKKKNKNGGRKKKAKKSKASDGPQSMVM
- the LOC126706801 gene encoding uncharacterized protein LOC126706801 isoform X5 translates to MGKSRSLLELTSKADLKFEKKRQFYTKVKDTVAALSAQKAIGKKKKLRSRQKKLKVYDLSTLSDFLPDLKTPGQPTPPTDELKPNCKSMKKLILKEGKQLSTVLNHPAFQLDPLAAIHQHLQSTQPVIDEKPKKKKNKNGGRKKKAKKSKASDGPQSMVM
- the LOC126706800 gene encoding ADP-ribosylation factor 1-like — translated: MGAIISRLAKRFLTKCEMRILMVGLDASGKTTILYKLKLGEIVTSIPTIGFNVETVEYKNINFTVWDVGGQDKIRPLWRHYFQNTQGLIFVVDSNDRERVAEARNELHRIIVEFELGNAVLLVFANKQDLPNSMSASEVADKLGLYSLNQRPWYVQSASTTSGQGLYEGIDWL